TCTTTTGTAAACAAAACAAGGCATTACATATTTTGGCACAGACTCTGCTATATCTTCAGTAAATTTGAAAAGCAGGAGGTTACTATGTCTGTGTGCAAAAGCACGTTGTCCCGAGTTGGGGCTATTGCGATTATGACAGCTGTTGCGCTTGGCGCAAGCGCTACGTTGGTACATGCTAAAGAAGAAGTGGTGTATCTTACACAAACAAACGCGAACATAGTATGGACTCTGCTCGCCGCTATGCTTGTGATGTTTATGCAGGCCGGATTTACATTGGTTGAATGTGGGTTAACCCGTTCAAAGAACGCTGGCAATATTCTGATGAAGAATATGCTTGATTTCGCCGTAGGTACCATGCTGTTCCTTATGATTGGCTACGGCTTAATGTTTGGCGGAGACTTTTTTGGATTGTTCGGAACTGACGGATTTTTCCTTTCCTTTATAGAAGGTCCATCTTCCGACCGTGATTTTGATATTACGTTCTGGTTCTTCCAGTCTGTTTTTGCTGCTACTGCGGCAACGATTGTATCAGGAAGTGTTGCAGAACGAACTAAGTTTCATGCGTACATTGTCATCAGTGTACTTGTAACAGGACTCATCTACCCGATTTCAGGGCATTGGGCGTGGGGCGGACTTACCGGGAATGCCGGATGGCTCGAATCATTAGGATTCGTAGACTTTGCCGGTTCAACAGTTGTGCATTCCCTTGGCGGCTGGCTGGCTCTGGCTGGCGCTATCGCTGTAGGACCTCGAATTGGTAAATACATGCCGGACAAAAAGCCTCGTGCGATCTTAGGGCACAACATGCCAATGGCAGGGCTTGGTGTATTTATCCTGTGGTTTGGCTGGTTCGGATTCAATGCCGGATCAACCACAATGGCTGACGGAAGCATTGGCTACATTGCACTCAACACGAGCTTAGCTGGTTGTGCTGGTATGATTACAGCCATGTGCACAGTATGGACTCGTTTCGGCAAGCCTGAAGCCTCTATGACCATGAACGGCATCCTTGCCGGACTGGTTGGTGTTACCGCAGGTTGTAGCGAGCTTTCACCATTCGGAGCTATCATTGTTGGCGGTATCTGCGGTTCAGCAGTTGTCATTGCAATTGAATTTATCGACTCTGTACTCTGCGTAGATGACCCTGTAGGCGCTATTTCTGTTCACGGTGTCTGCGGAGCCATAGGGACGCTTGCAGTAGGGCTGTTCGCCTCACCAGAGTTCGGTTCAGCAACTGGATTTTTCTATAACGGCGATCTTTCGTTATTTGGAGTACAGCTTGTTGGAGTCATCGTCTTTTTCGCATGGGCGTTCGGTGTAGGTACCGTTTGCTTTAAATTGGTCGATAAAGTCATTGGATTACGTGTAAGCCGCATAGAAGAAATTAAAGGACTGGATATTACGGAGCATGGCTCAGAAGCCTACAATGGATTCCAGATTTTCAGTGTCGAATAACCTGATCGGAGAAAAACAATGAAAAATGTCGTTGCTTTTATCAGACCGGAACGTCTCCCGCAGGTTAAGCAGGAGTTGTTCGCCAGAGAGCTTTTTGGATTGTCTGTAACCAACATTCTTGGCAGCGGACAGCAGAAAGGATTTACGGAAACCTACAGAGGCGTCACCAAAGAAGTAAACCTTCTCAAAAAGTTACGCATTGAACTTGTTGTTCAAGAAGAACGCCTTAATGATGCCATTGCTGCTATTGAATCTGGTGCCAAAACTGAAACAGAAGGCGACGGAATTATCTACTTCCAAAACATCCACGGAGTAAGGCGCATTCGCACTGGCGAAGAGCTATAATTCTACAGCAAAAAAGGGATTGAGATGTTCCAGACATACCTTCCAGAGCATCACTTCCCATAAAACTTGAATAAAAAAACGGCTTGTTCTGCACAGAACAAGCCGTTTTTAAAATTAACTCTGCCACTCGTTAATACTTCCCTATCCAACCCTGCGAAATGTACGGCAACACAAAACGATTGCGGTACATTACATCTTACGCAAGAAGATTGAGAATGCAGGTACCTACAGCAATACCGAATGCAGGTGGGTCAACGTGGCTGTCACCATGGTTCCAGAAGAGGCGAGCGCCCAATTCCTGAACAAGAGCACCACCAACGGCTGCGACTACGCACATGCCAAGGTTACCGAAGTTAACCCATGCAATACCAGCAAGAATTGCCTGACAATGCCACACAGGCACACGCTGTGCTGTGTCAGTACCAAGCTGCAATGAATAAAGAGAAATAGCTGCAACAGCCCAGCCGATTACAACCTGTGCTGTTACGGTTGCGCCAGAAGTGATGCCTGCTGCTTCTGCATAATTACCAATTGCCATTGCAACACCACCGAACACAAGTCCGATGCCGATAGCATACATAATCATGCGGGAGAATGGCAGCATCCACGGAACCCATGACAAGTTAGTGTCATCGGTACCGAACAGGCCAAACTTTTTAATTGATTCAGGATTACCAAACGGGCTCTGACGAAGGAAGAGTGCGCGAGATACGAATGCGCTGGTAAGAACGGTAAGAGCGACGGTATCCTGTCCAGTCATGAAAGATGCAAACCAAGTGTTACAAAGATGACCGAATACAGCGAAGATACCACCGACAAGCAGTACGTCCCAAGAAGTAGGCATTAATGATGCAATAATATCCTTAGCTCCACCTGTAGGATGATTTTTGCGAATGCCTTGTGCGTAGTTAGCAGCAGCAACGCCAGCTGCGAAACCACCAACGTGTGGGCCGAATACAGGACCAAATCCGATTACGGAGAACATGAAGTCTCCGCCGCCAGCTAAAGCAATCAGACAGCCTGAGAACACAAACAGACCACAAAGTATGAAGGACAACAACCCACCAAGAGCGCCGCCCAAAATTCCTCCACCAAAACAGACTAGTAACGTCGTTAAGCTTAACGGTTCCATTCTGCCTCCACTTTTTGTGCTCTCCCTCTCAGCTTATGTAACAAATCCCCCTGATATGTGGCAGGCAGGGGCATTAAAAGTACATCTAATTAGGCCGATACGAAGGATAACATAGTATAAATGAGATAACGATTTATCGCTTATACAAGCATAATCAATAAAATGCTACTCAAATCCATAACGTTTTAGCTTATTATGCAAAGTTGCTCTAGTAATTCCCAATTTTCTCGCGGTCTTACTTTTATTATATTCACACTCTTCAAGTGTAGCCATAATAGCTTTCCGCTCCAATTCATCGAGAGACATTCCTGTTAAAGCAGTGGATTGCGCAGGCAAAACAGGAGCCTCATTTTCCTTGGAAGAAAGAGATAACGGCAGTTCGCGGGTAGAGATGTACTCTCCCATGGTCATAATCACAGCTCGTTCAATAACATTTTCTAATTCACGCACATTTCCCGGCCAAGAATAGCGGATAAGTGTGTCCATAGCCTGCGGAGCAAGCCCTTTAATTGTTTTGCGGTTCTTGTTTGAATATTTTTTCATAAAGAACTCGGCAAGAAGCGGAATATCACTTTGCCGTTCACGCAATGCTGGCACACGCAACGCGATTACATTAAGGCGGTAATACAGATCTTCCCGAAACGAACCTTGTTCCACTTCTTCAGATAAATTTCTGTTTGTCGCGGCAATTACCCGTACATCAACTTTTTCCACAGTGTCGCTGCCAACGCGCTGAACTTCCCCCTGTTGTAAGGCTCGAAGGAGTTTAGGCTGCAAAGAAACCGGAATTTCACCTACTTCATCAAGGAAAAGCGTCCCTCCGTCAGCTTGAACAAACCGTCCTTCCCTGCGCCTGTCAGCACCAGTAAATGCTCCCCTCTCATGACCGAAAAGTTCAGATTCGAGCAAATGCTCGCTTAGTGCAGCGCAGTTAATGGCAACAAATGGCTTATCAGCACGATTACTGGAGCTATGGATAGCAGTGGCAACAAGCTCCTTGCCTGTGCCTGATTCACCCGCGATAAGAACCGATGCATCAGAAGGCGCTATTGTGCCGATCATTTGCCGCAGCTCTTGAATAACCTCGCTGTTTCCAACCATTCCCATGGTATTGGGTTCCAAGATACTCCGCAGCTCTTCGTTTTCTGTTACAAGGCGGGTGTGATCGAGCATACGTTCCAACGTAAGCTTCAGAACATCAAAATCCAGCGGCTTTGTAAGATAATCGTACGCACCTATTTTAAGCGCTTTAACAGCGGTATCTACCGATGAAAATGCCGTCATAATAAGAATAGGGATAGATGGATTGTACTTCTTAATAAGTTCAAGAGCGGTAATGCCGTCCATTTTCACCATGCGAATATCCATCAAAATAGAATCGTAGGATTTATCCCGCACCATTTCTACAGCTACATCACCATCATCAGCTTCGGCTACATCGTACCCCCAGCCTTTAATAACAGTCCTCAGCATGGAACGGTGCGCTAAATCATCATCTACTATCAATACTTGCGCGCTCATCAGGCATTTTCTCCTACCGGTGACACTGGAATTTCAATAATAAATCGAGCACCTGCATCTTCTTTCGAATCAACACGAATTGTGCCGCCGTGTGCTTCTATAATTTTAAGAACAATAGACAAGCCTAACCCTGTCCCTTGGCTCTTTGTGGTAAAATACGGTTCAAAAATGCGGACTGCATCCTCTTTGCTAACGCCTTTCCCTGTATCTGAAATGGCAAGGGTTACCAGCTGCTCAGTATGGGATAAATCCATTGTAAGCGTACCGCCTTCCGGCATAGCTTCAAGGCTGTTCAGACAAATATTCAAAATCGCCTGAGAAAGCCTGTCAGGATCAACAAACAAGCTTGGTACAGTCTCATCTGTCTGTATATCCAACGCCACGTTATGTGTCGCAGCATCTTGTTTAATTAGTCCGAAACAATGTTTCAGCAATGTATTTAAATCAGTATGGCTACGCCGCAAATCAGATGGTCGTGAAAGATTAATCAAATCAGTGATAACGCGGTTAAGGCGGTCAACCTCATGCACCATAATCTTAGCGGCTTCTCTGTCTTCAGAACCTTCATCAAAACGACTTCCAAAGTAGGTGGCATATCCTTTAATTGAACTTAGCGGATTACGTATTTCATGCGCAACACCCGCCGCAAGGGAACCTACAGCTGCCAGCTTTTCCTTTCGGCGAACCTCTGCTTCCAGTCTGCGAACTTCGCGCAGATCGCGCAATAAGTAGACATATCCAATTGAAGTTCCATCATCCAACCTTATAGCAGAACCACTCACGCCAACGGGGATGCTTTCACCCTGTTTCCCGAAACATTCCACTTCTACTTCTGAAAGTGCTTCGCCGCCAGTTAATTCAACCAGTCGTGCGACACATTCCGGTAACGCTTCAGAAGGCATTTTGCCCACAACACTGCTATCGACCACATTCAACTGTTCCAGTGCCACGTCATTAAGCATGGCAATGCGACCGTCATCGTCCGTAACAAGCAGCCCATCCGGCAGATTATACATTACTTCGTTAGCCAACGCTTCTGAACTCTGCATACGTTTACGTGACTGATGTGCTTTTTGCGACCATGTAAGCGCAAGGAAACCGGCAAGTCCAATCAGCAAGATAAACACTGCATTCACCAGCGCGTGTTCACGGTTAACTTTTTGTGCAGTGGCAAATGTTTCTTCATCCAGACCTATATAAATAACAGGAGCAGGCCCTTTAGGCGGAAACAACTTTCGCCTGAATCTATTTTCTTCAGCACCTAACTGCCGTCCCTCACGCATGTGCCGCATCATCCGGTGCATAGAACCGGTCATACTCTTATGTCTACCACCAGCAACAGGCGCAAACGGTCTGAAATCTTTGTATACAACAAAGGCTTTTTGCGTGCCCTGTTCCATAATACGCCATGACACATGTCTCCCAGGTCGCAGCTGGGCAAGTTGCT
The sequence above is drawn from the Halodesulfovibrio sp. genome and encodes:
- a CDS encoding ammonium transporter codes for the protein MSVCKSTLSRVGAIAIMTAVALGASATLVHAKEEVVYLTQTNANIVWTLLAAMLVMFMQAGFTLVECGLTRSKNAGNILMKNMLDFAVGTMLFLMIGYGLMFGGDFFGLFGTDGFFLSFIEGPSSDRDFDITFWFFQSVFAATAATIVSGSVAERTKFHAYIVISVLVTGLIYPISGHWAWGGLTGNAGWLESLGFVDFAGSTVVHSLGGWLALAGAIAVGPRIGKYMPDKKPRAILGHNMPMAGLGVFILWFGWFGFNAGSTTMADGSIGYIALNTSLAGCAGMITAMCTVWTRFGKPEASMTMNGILAGLVGVTAGCSELSPFGAIIVGGICGSAVVIAIEFIDSVLCVDDPVGAISVHGVCGAIGTLAVGLFASPEFGSATGFFYNGDLSLFGVQLVGVIVFFAWAFGVGTVCFKLVDKVIGLRVSRIEEIKGLDITEHGSEAYNGFQIFSVE
- a CDS encoding P-II family nitrogen regulator, with the translated sequence MKNVVAFIRPERLPQVKQELFARELFGLSVTNILGSGQQKGFTETYRGVTKEVNLLKKLRIELVVQEERLNDAIAAIESGAKTETEGDGIIYFQNIHGVRRIRTGEEL
- a CDS encoding ATP-binding protein; this encodes MQSRFGASLWLLIGGIIILGLVITFMTIRGIKQENRQLEKFYEEKGASIIAALEAGTRTDARHSEGAIRIQTMLEEMSTQSGILFLMATDARGIIIAHSNPEAIGSRAFSEQQLAQLRPGRHVSWRIMEQGTQKAFVVYKDFRPFAPVAGGRHKSMTGSMHRMMRHMREGRQLGAEENRFRRKLFPPKGPAPVIYIGLDEETFATAQKVNREHALVNAVFILLIGLAGFLALTWSQKAHQSRKRMQSSEALANEVMYNLPDGLLVTDDDGRIAMLNDVALEQLNVVDSSVVGKMPSEALPECVARLVELTGGEALSEVEVECFGKQGESIPVGVSGSAIRLDDGTSIGYVYLLRDLREVRRLEAEVRRKEKLAAVGSLAAGVAHEIRNPLSSIKGYATYFGSRFDEGSEDREAAKIMVHEVDRLNRVITDLINLSRPSDLRRSHTDLNTLLKHCFGLIKQDAATHNVALDIQTDETVPSLFVDPDRLSQAILNICLNSLEAMPEGGTLTMDLSHTEQLVTLAISDTGKGVSKEDAVRIFEPYFTTKSQGTGLGLSIVLKIIEAHGGTIRVDSKEDAGARFIIEIPVSPVGENA
- a CDS encoding sigma-54 dependent transcriptional regulator: MSAQVLIVDDDLAHRSMLRTVIKGWGYDVAEADDGDVAVEMVRDKSYDSILMDIRMVKMDGITALELIKKYNPSIPILIMTAFSSVDTAVKALKIGAYDYLTKPLDFDVLKLTLERMLDHTRLVTENEELRSILEPNTMGMVGNSEVIQELRQMIGTIAPSDASVLIAGESGTGKELVATAIHSSSNRADKPFVAINCAALSEHLLESELFGHERGAFTGADRRREGRFVQADGGTLFLDEVGEIPVSLQPKLLRALQQGEVQRVGSDTVEKVDVRVIAATNRNLSEEVEQGSFREDLYYRLNVIALRVPALRERQSDIPLLAEFFMKKYSNKNRKTIKGLAPQAMDTLIRYSWPGNVRELENVIERAVIMTMGEYISTRELPLSLSSKENEAPVLPAQSTALTGMSLDELERKAIMATLEECEYNKSKTARKLGITRATLHNKLKRYGFE